From the Gymnogyps californianus isolate 813 chromosome 24, ASM1813914v2, whole genome shotgun sequence genome, one window contains:
- the TEX45 gene encoding testis-expressed protein 45 has translation MAASAVPAIPAPLTGLPFLKASHVQLGAERWAPGSARQPFSHSQFPPFWGVYRPAPAPPPRSGRVLSPTGGDGGETCSETRLAFPERPLQPVAPVVPLESHVRMHTDPRIRVLASVTRESFPCPRTPLQRPPLPTAGKRKDNFPCGDREKIRLPPSVYTFSYPAHEIQPAARPWHSHRGCVPTIKGDGQSYYHTSYQAQFKGEWSPPAKPSEKHMSPIKFGDPRSSGSMSEQKHAYSAPDKRTHRVYDKERAASQIHRTNLQLGDGCTRFSTSTSELFPVHNLEPVTTARPNTYVSSIPRGDEDRERNQALARTTTTQLSYPETDRWNLAPKPDLLLQKHRSNVCLGDERSGSRFFSTTQQSDYQLPRQSQRVTADTKSHRESHIPFNYHNESSVTTMQAMLVPHRQQKQRLPEDMLQQIKCSHLGLPWRAQDLFRTEQKDEFTPKSRGPAEIQKANSQVSCVPLGTLKGYCPQRKILM, from the exons ATGGCGGCCAGCGCGGTGCCGGCGATCCCGGCGCCCCTCACGGGCCTTCCCTTCCTGAAGGCATCCCACGTTCAGCTGGGGGCCGAGCGCTGGGCGCCGGGAAGCGCCCGTCAGCCATTTTCTCACAGCCAGTTCCCCCCTTTCTGGGGGGTTTACAGGccggcgccggccccgccgccccgcagcgGGCGGGTGCTGAGCCCGACTGGGGGTGACGGCGGGGAAACCTGCTCGGAAACTCGCCTGGCGTTTCCAGAGAGGCCCCTGCAGCCGGTGGCCCCGGTTGTTCCCCTGGAGTCGCATGTCCGCATGCACACAGACCCCCGCATCCGCGTCCTCGCCTCAGTGACGAGGGAGAGCTTCCCCTGTCCCCGCACCCCCCTTCAGAGACCCCCCCTGCCCACCGCCGGGAAACGGAAGGATAACTTTCCTTGTGgagacagggagaaaataaggcTCCCTCCATCCGTCTACACCTTCTCGTACCCAGCACATGAGATCCAGCCCGCTGCCAGGCCGTGGCACTCGCACAGGG GATGTGTTCCCACTATTAAAGGGGATGGACAGTCCTATTACCACACTTCTTACCAAGCACAGTTTAAGGGTGAATGGAGTCCACCTGCAAAGCCAAGTGAAAAG CACATGTCTCCTATTAAATTTGGGGATCCCAGAAGCAGTGGATCTATGAGCGAGCAGAAACATGCCTACAGTGCCCCAGACAAGAGGACACACAG AGTCTATGACAAGGAACGTGCTGCCTCCCAGATCCACCGCACGAACCTGCAGCTGGGGGACGGTTGCACCAGATTCTCCACCTCGACGTCAGAGCTCTTCCCAGTGCACAATCTAG AGCCTGTAACTACTGCCCGTCCAAACACATACGTTTCATCCATCCCCAGAGGTGATGAAGACCGTGAGAGAAATCAAGCATTAGCAAGAACTACTACTACGCAGCTCTCCTACCCAGAG ACTGACAGGTGGAACCTCGCACCGAAGCCTGACTTGCTACTTCAGAAACATCGAAGCAACGTCTGCTTGGGAGATGAGCGTTCAGGCTCCCGTTTCTTCAGCACAACGCAGCAGTCAGACTATCAGCTGCCCCGCCAGAGCCAGAGGGTGACGGCAGACACCAAAAGCCACCGCGAGAGCCACATCCCCTTCAACTACCACA ATGAAAGTTCTGTCACAACCATGCAGGCCATGCTGGTCccacacagacagcagaaacaaCGACTCCCTGAAGACATGCTACAGCAG ATCAAATGCTCACACCTCGGGCTGCCCTGGAGGGCGCAGGACCTCTTCAGGACTGAGCAGAAAGATGAGTTCACGCCCAAGTCCAGAGGCCCGGCAGAAATCCAAAAGGCAAACTCCCAAGTGAGCTGCGTCCCCCTGGGGACCCTGAAAGGATACTGTCCCCAGAGGAA gATTTTGATGTAA
- the ARRDC2 gene encoding arrestin domain-containing protein 2 isoform X4: MQPLGCVRSLAVELEDGRAWGAYGSGELLHGRVQLELRGALRLRALEVYARGRAATHWLESYSVGLNTVYRDYTAYQTFLYRRCQLIPDNGEVTVLQAGRHEFPFTFQLPETLATSFEGKHGSVRYWVKAKLHRPWSTVKKVKKEFTVIEPIDINTPALLAPQAGAKEKLARAWYCNRGQVSVTAKIDRKGYTPGDVIPIFAEIDNCTSRAVVPKAAIIQTQTFIARGTKKQKKSVVTSIVGDSIAAGKREVWHGRALKIPPVGPSILQCRIIQVEYSLKVCVDIPGTSKLLLELPLVIGTIPLHPFGSRTSSVSSQYSVNLDWLSTIPEQPEAPPEYSEVVSSPEAEQSLAPPCRSELGGILEGPFFTYIQEFRFRPPPLYSEIDPNPPSNNIRPRCMTC; the protein is encoded by the exons ATGCAGCCCCTGGGATGCGTGCGGAGCTTGGCGGTGGAACTGGAGGACGGGCGAGCGTGGGGCGCCTACGGCAGCGGGGAGCTGCTGCACGGGCGGGTGCAGCTGGAGCTCCGCGGCGCGCTGCGGCTACGGGCGCTGGAGGTGTACGCTCGCGGCCGCGCCGCCACGCACTGGCTGGAGAGCTACAGCGTGGGGCTCAACACCGTCTACCGTGACTACACAGCCTACCAGACCTTCCTGTACCGCCGCTGCCAGCTCATCCCCG ACAACGGTGAAGTCACTGtcctgcaggcaggaaggcacGAGTTCCCCTTCACCTTCCAGCTCCCCGA GACCCTGGCTACCTCCTTTGAGGGAAAGCATGGCAGCGTGCGCTACTGGGTGAAAGCCAAACTGCACCGACCCTGGTCGACAGTGAAGAAAGTGAAGAAGGAGTTCACTGTGATTGAACCCATCGACATCAACACGCCTGCCCTGCTG gCTCCCCAGGCAGGTGCTAAGGAGAAACTTGCTCGTGCCTGGTACTGCAATCGTGGCCAGGTTTCTGTGACTGCCAAGATTGACCGAAAAGGCTACACCCCAG GTGACGTCATCCCGATCTTTGCTGAGATCGACAACTGCACAAGCCGAGCGGTGGTGCCCAAGGCGGCCATCATCCAGACTCAGACCTTCATCGCTCGGGGCaccaagaagcagaagaaatcgGTGGTGACCAGCATCGTTGGTGACTCCATCGCAGCGGGGAAGCGGGAAGTGTGGCATGGGCGGGCGCTGAAGATCCCGCCGGTGGGGCCGTCCATCCTCCAGTGCCGCATCATCCAGGTGGAATACTCCCTGAAG GTTTGTGTGGATATTCCTGGGACGTCCAAGCTGCTCCTTGAACTGCCGCTTGTCATCGGAACGATCCCGCTGCATCCGTTCGGGAGCCGCACGTCCAGCGTCAGCAGCCAGTACAGCGTCAACCTGGACTGGCTGAGCACCATCCCGGAGCAGCCGGAGG cTCCCCCTGAATACTCGGAGGTCGTGTCCAGCCCGGAGGCTgagcagagcctggctccgCCGTGCCGCAGTGAACTCGGCGGCATCCTGGAAGGTCCCTTCTTCACCTACATCCAGGAGTTTCGCTTCCGACCGCCTCCGCTGTATTCGGAG ATTGATCCAAACCCCCCTTCAAACAACATCCGTCCGCGCTGCATGACCTGTTGA
- the PEX11G gene encoding peroxisomal membrane protein 11C gives MAAGALSGLVAVLETYRGRDRVVRTLCYGCQLAGGALAGPQSPPSGLPGSLLAVSAQLSACRTVLRLFDDFAMLSYSCGYGLGPKDEDGLVRGLSVLCNLANQLYYPCEHVAWAADAGIIRVGSQKWWTLSTALWAFSLLLGILRSLRILFRLRRKLRQPFASNSTPSPLSEKEAKAQVKAEVLSILTDAADLSNAIHWLPPGFLWAGRFPPWLVGLLGTISSLIGIYQASRGGNSETV, from the exons ATGGCGGCGGGCGCACTCAGCGGCCTGGTCGCCGTGCTGGAGACCTACCGCGGCCGCGACCGGGTG GTCCGTACGCTCTGCTATGGCTGTCAGCTGGCGGGCGGGGCGCTGGCCGGGCCGCAGTCCCCGCCATCGGGGCTGCCCGGGAGCCTCCTGGCCGTGTCGGCCCAGCTGAGCGCCTGCCGCACGGTCCTGCGCCTCTTCGACGACTTCGCCATGCTCAGCTATAGCTGCGGCTACGGGCTGGGCCCCAAG GACGAGGACGGCCTGGTGCGGGGGCTGTCGGTGCTCTGCAACCTGGCCAACCAGCTCTACTACCCCTGCGAGCACGTCGCGTGGGCGGCTGACGCTGGCATCATCCGCGTCGGCTCTCAGAAGTGGTGGACTCTGAGCACGGCGCTCTGGgccttctccctgctcctgggcATCCTGCG ATCCCTGAGAATCTTGTTCCGGTTAAGAAGAAAGCTGAGGCAGC CTTTTGCTTCCAACAGTACACCTTCGCCTCTGAGTGAAAAGGAAGCGAAAGCCCAAGTGAAGGCTGAGGTTTTGAGCATCCTCACAGACGCGGCAGATCTCTCCAATGCAATCCACTGGCTGCCTCCGGGATTTCTTTGGGCTGGACGCTTTCCTCCATGGTTAGTAGGTCTCCTGGGGACCATATCTTCCCTGATTGGTATCTACCAAGCATCTAGAGGAGGAAATTCTGAAACTGTATAA
- the ARRDC2 gene encoding arrestin domain-containing protein 2 isoform X2, producing the protein MLAALFCRARRGRPVPSRPTGAAPGRAGHLKRGGRAGGRAAAGRSGYGTDRALAMLFDRLKRFLIVLEGTEQDAPTAFSPGQAVSGRVVLELAAAARIGALRLRAMGAARVHWTESRSAGSSTAYTQSYSDQVEFLSHRDTLLAPPDNGEVTVLQAGRHEFPFTFQLPETLATSFEGKHGSVRYWVKAKLHRPWSTVKKVKKEFTVIEPIDINTPALLAPQAGAKEKLARAWYCNRGQVSVTAKIDRKGYTPGDVIPIFAEIDNCTSRAVVPKAAIIQTQTFIARGTKKQKKSVVTSIVGDSIAAGKREVWHGRALKIPPVGPSILQCRIIQVEYSLKVCVDIPGTSKLLLELPLVIGTIPLHPFGSRTSSVSSQYSVNLDWLSTIPEQPEAPPEYSEVVSSPEAEQSLAPPCRSELGGILEGPFFTYIQEFRFRPPPLYSEIDPNPPSNNIRPRCMTC; encoded by the exons ATGCTCGCTGCCTTGTTTTGCagggcccggcggggccgccccgtcccgtcccgccccACCGGGGCCGCCCCCGGGCGCGCCGGGCACTTAaagcgcggcgggcgggcgggcggccgggcggcggcggggaggtCGGGCTACGGCACGGATCGAGCTTTAGCCATGCTTTTCGATCGCCTCAAACGCTTCTTGATCGTGCTGGAGGGGACGGAGCAGGACGCTCCGACCGCCTTCAGCCCCGGGCAGGCGGTGTCGGGCCGCGTGGTGCTGgagctggcggcggcggcgcggatCGGAGCCCTGAGGCTGCGGGCGATGGGCGCTGCCCGCGTTCACTGGACCGAGTCCCGCAGCGCCGGCTCCAGCACCGCCTACACGCAGAGCTACAGCGACCAGGTGGAGTTTCTCAGCCACCGCGACACGCTGCTGGCACCCCCAG ACAACGGTGAAGTCACTGtcctgcaggcaggaaggcacGAGTTCCCCTTCACCTTCCAGCTCCCCGA GACCCTGGCTACCTCCTTTGAGGGAAAGCATGGCAGCGTGCGCTACTGGGTGAAAGCCAAACTGCACCGACCCTGGTCGACAGTGAAGAAAGTGAAGAAGGAGTTCACTGTGATTGAACCCATCGACATCAACACGCCTGCCCTGCTG gCTCCCCAGGCAGGTGCTAAGGAGAAACTTGCTCGTGCCTGGTACTGCAATCGTGGCCAGGTTTCTGTGACTGCCAAGATTGACCGAAAAGGCTACACCCCAG GTGACGTCATCCCGATCTTTGCTGAGATCGACAACTGCACAAGCCGAGCGGTGGTGCCCAAGGCGGCCATCATCCAGACTCAGACCTTCATCGCTCGGGGCaccaagaagcagaagaaatcgGTGGTGACCAGCATCGTTGGTGACTCCATCGCAGCGGGGAAGCGGGAAGTGTGGCATGGGCGGGCGCTGAAGATCCCGCCGGTGGGGCCGTCCATCCTCCAGTGCCGCATCATCCAGGTGGAATACTCCCTGAAG GTTTGTGTGGATATTCCTGGGACGTCCAAGCTGCTCCTTGAACTGCCGCTTGTCATCGGAACGATCCCGCTGCATCCGTTCGGGAGCCGCACGTCCAGCGTCAGCAGCCAGTACAGCGTCAACCTGGACTGGCTGAGCACCATCCCGGAGCAGCCGGAGG cTCCCCCTGAATACTCGGAGGTCGTGTCCAGCCCGGAGGCTgagcagagcctggctccgCCGTGCCGCAGTGAACTCGGCGGCATCCTGGAAGGTCCCTTCTTCACCTACATCCAGGAGTTTCGCTTCCGACCGCCTCCGCTGTATTCGGAG ATTGATCCAAACCCCCCTTCAAACAACATCCGTCCGCGCTGCATGACCTGTTGA
- the LOC127025517 gene encoding ectoderm-neural cortex protein 1-like, with protein sequence MSVSSHENRKSRSSSGSMNIHLFHKPGHADSLLTHLNLLRKRHLFTDVVLRAGNQAFHCHRAVLASCSRYFDAMFSGGLKESRDTEVNFHDSLHPEVLELLLDYAYSARVLINEENAESLLEAGDMLQFQDIRDASADFLEKNLYPGNCLNMLLLSDAHCCERLLELSWRMALANFTSLCKTEDFLRLPKDKLLELVESEELEVEDETLVYEAVIGWIRYDLPRRHEVLPELLRSVRLALLPESYLRKQVACEKLVTSHKLGEEIVADAVRCKMKILQNDGLVTGCCARPRKVSQALLLLGGQTFMCDKIYMLDHKTSEIIPRADIPSPRKECSACAIGCKVYITGGKGSENGASKDVWVYDTLHDEWAKAAPMLVARFGHGSAELDHCLYVVGGHTAVSGAFPASPSVSLKQVEHYDPQLDKWSLVAPLREGVSNAAVVGAKMKLFVFGGTSANQEKLPKVQCFDPCQNRWTVPASCPQPWRYTAAAVVGSHIIVIGGDTEFSASSAYRFHSDTYQWSKFGDVTAKRISCRAVTSGNRLYVVGGYCGAQRCKTLDCYDPSSDTWSSVTTVPYSLIPTAFVSTWKYLSA encoded by the coding sequence ATGTCCGTCAGCAGCCACGAGAACCGGAAATCCCGCTCGAGCTCCGGCTCCATGAACATCCACCTTTTCCACAAACCGGGCCACGCCGACAGCCTCCTCACCCACCTCAACCTGCTCCGCAAGCGGCACCTCTTCACCGACGTGGTGCTGCGAGCGGGGAACCAGGCCTTCCACTGCCACCGGGCCGTCCTGGCCTCCTGCAGCCGCTACTTCGACGCTATGTTCAGCGGGGGCCTGAAGGAGAGCAGAGACACCGAAGTCAACTTCCACGACTCCCTCCACCCcgaggtgctggagctgctgctggactACGCCTACTCGGCCCGGGTGCTGATTAACGAGGAGAACGCGGAGTCCTTGCTGGAGGCCGGGGACATGTTGCAGTTTCAGGACATTCGGGATGCTTCGGCCGACTTTCTGGAAAAGAATCTCTACCCTGGGAATTGCTTGaacatgctgctgctgtccgATGCCCACTGCTGCGAGCGGCTGCTGGAGCTGTCCTGGAGGATGGCGTTGGCCAACTTCACCTCGCTCTGCAAGACGGAAGACTTCCTCCGACTGCCCAAAGACaagctgctggagctggtggaGAGCGAAGAGCTGGAGGTAGAGGATGAGACGCTGGTCTACGAAGCCGTTATAGGTTGGATCCGGTACGATTTGCCCCGACGCCATGAAGttctgccagagctgctgcgcTCCGTCCGCCTGGCCCTTCTGCCCGAGTCCTACCTGCGGAAGCAAGTGGCCTGCGAGAAGCTGGTGACCAGCCACAAGCTGGGGGAGGAGATCGTGGCCGACGCCGTACGATGCAAAATGAAGATCCTGCAAAACGACGGCCTTGTGACAGGGTGCTGTGCCCGACCCCGCAAGGTCAGccaggccctgctgctgctcggTGGCCAGACCTTCATGTGCGACAAGATTTACATGCTGGATCATAAAACCAGCGAGATCATTCCTCGTGCCGACATCCCCAGCCCTCGTAAAGAATGCAGCGCCTGCGCCATCGGGTGCAAAGTGTACATCACCGGCGGCAAAGGCTCCGAGAACGGCGCTTCCAAAGACGTCTGGGTTTACGACACCCTCCACGACGAGTGGGCGAAAGCTGCTCCCATGCTGGTGGCGCGGTTTGGCCACGGCTCCGCTGAGCTGGACCACTGTCTGTACGTGGTGGGGGGTCACACAGCAGTGAGCGGTGCCTTCCCGGCCTCTCCCTCCGTCTCTCTCAAGCAAGTCGAACACTACGACCCGCAGCTGGACAAATGGTCCTTGGTGGCTCCTCTCCGAGAAGGCGTAAGCAACGCCGCCGTGGTGGGCGCCAAGATGAAGCTGTTTGTTTTCGGCGGCACCAGCGCCAACCAGGAGAAGCTGCCCAAGGTGCAGTGCTTCGACCCCTGCCAGAACCGCTGGACGGTGCCCgccagctgcccccagccctggcgGTACACGGCCGCCGCCGTGGTGGGCAGCCACATCATTGTCATCGGGGGGGACACGGAGTTCTCCGCCAGCTCCGCTTACCGCTTCCACAGCGACACCTACCAGTGGTCCAAATTTGGGGACGTCACCGCTAAGCGCATCAGCTGCCGCGCTGTTACGTCGGGTAACAGACTGTACGTGGTGGGGGGCTACTGCGGGGCTCAGCGCTGCAAAACGCTGGACTGTTACGACCCATCATCCGACACCTGGAGCAGCGTCACGACGGTGCCTTATTCCCTCATCCCCACCGCCTTCGTCAGCACCTGGAAGTACCTGTCTGCCTGA
- the ARRDC2 gene encoding arrestin domain-containing protein 2 isoform X1, whose amino-acid sequence MLAALFCRARRGRPVPSRPTGAAPGRAGHLKRGGRAGGRAAAGRSGYGTDRALAMLFDRLKRFLIVLEGTEQDAPTAFSPGQAVSGRVVLELAAAARIGALRLRAMGAARVHWTESRSAGSSTAYTQSYSDQVEFLSHRDTLLAPPVLQERDNRLKSVLPTDNGEVTVLQAGRHEFPFTFQLPETLATSFEGKHGSVRYWVKAKLHRPWSTVKKVKKEFTVIEPIDINTPALLAPQAGAKEKLARAWYCNRGQVSVTAKIDRKGYTPGDVIPIFAEIDNCTSRAVVPKAAIIQTQTFIARGTKKQKKSVVTSIVGDSIAAGKREVWHGRALKIPPVGPSILQCRIIQVEYSLKVCVDIPGTSKLLLELPLVIGTIPLHPFGSRTSSVSSQYSVNLDWLSTIPEQPEAPPEYSEVVSSPEAEQSLAPPCRSELGGILEGPFFTYIQEFRFRPPPLYSEIDPNPPSNNIRPRCMTC is encoded by the exons ATGCTCGCTGCCTTGTTTTGCagggcccggcggggccgccccgtcccgtcccgccccACCGGGGCCGCCCCCGGGCGCGCCGGGCACTTAaagcgcggcgggcgggcgggcggccgggcggcggcggggaggtCGGGCTACGGCACGGATCGAGCTTTAGCCATGCTTTTCGATCGCCTCAAACGCTTCTTGATCGTGCTGGAGGGGACGGAGCAGGACGCTCCGACCGCCTTCAGCCCCGGGCAGGCGGTGTCGGGCCGCGTGGTGCTGgagctggcggcggcggcgcggatCGGAGCCCTGAGGCTGCGGGCGATGGGCGCTGCCCGCGTTCACTGGACCGAGTCCCGCAGCGCCGGCTCCAGCACCGCCTACACGCAGAGCTACAGCGACCAGGTGGAGTTTCTCAGCCACCGCGACACGCTGCTGGCACCCCCAG TTCTGCAGGAGAGAGATAATCGTcttaaatctgttttgcccacaGACAACGGTGAAGTCACTGtcctgcaggcaggaaggcacGAGTTCCCCTTCACCTTCCAGCTCCCCGA GACCCTGGCTACCTCCTTTGAGGGAAAGCATGGCAGCGTGCGCTACTGGGTGAAAGCCAAACTGCACCGACCCTGGTCGACAGTGAAGAAAGTGAAGAAGGAGTTCACTGTGATTGAACCCATCGACATCAACACGCCTGCCCTGCTG gCTCCCCAGGCAGGTGCTAAGGAGAAACTTGCTCGTGCCTGGTACTGCAATCGTGGCCAGGTTTCTGTGACTGCCAAGATTGACCGAAAAGGCTACACCCCAG GTGACGTCATCCCGATCTTTGCTGAGATCGACAACTGCACAAGCCGAGCGGTGGTGCCCAAGGCGGCCATCATCCAGACTCAGACCTTCATCGCTCGGGGCaccaagaagcagaagaaatcgGTGGTGACCAGCATCGTTGGTGACTCCATCGCAGCGGGGAAGCGGGAAGTGTGGCATGGGCGGGCGCTGAAGATCCCGCCGGTGGGGCCGTCCATCCTCCAGTGCCGCATCATCCAGGTGGAATACTCCCTGAAG GTTTGTGTGGATATTCCTGGGACGTCCAAGCTGCTCCTTGAACTGCCGCTTGTCATCGGAACGATCCCGCTGCATCCGTTCGGGAGCCGCACGTCCAGCGTCAGCAGCCAGTACAGCGTCAACCTGGACTGGCTGAGCACCATCCCGGAGCAGCCGGAGG cTCCCCCTGAATACTCGGAGGTCGTGTCCAGCCCGGAGGCTgagcagagcctggctccgCCGTGCCGCAGTGAACTCGGCGGCATCCTGGAAGGTCCCTTCTTCACCTACATCCAGGAGTTTCGCTTCCGACCGCCTCCGCTGTATTCGGAG ATTGATCCAAACCCCCCTTCAAACAACATCCGTCCGCGCTGCATGACCTGTTGA
- the ARRDC2 gene encoding arrestin domain-containing protein 2 isoform X3: protein MLAALFCRARRGRPVPSRPTGAAPGRAGHLKRGGRAGGRAAAGRSGYGTDRALAMLFDRLKRFLIVLEGTEQDAPTAFSPGQAVSGRVVLELAAAARIGALRLRAMGAARVHWTESRSAGSSTAYTQSYSDQVEFLNNRLKSVLPTDNGEVTVLQAGRHEFPFTFQLPETLATSFEGKHGSVRYWVKAKLHRPWSTVKKVKKEFTVIEPIDINTPALLAPQAGAKEKLARAWYCNRGQVSVTAKIDRKGYTPGDVIPIFAEIDNCTSRAVVPKAAIIQTQTFIARGTKKQKKSVVTSIVGDSIAAGKREVWHGRALKIPPVGPSILQCRIIQVEYSLKVCVDIPGTSKLLLELPLVIGTIPLHPFGSRTSSVSSQYSVNLDWLSTIPEQPEAPPEYSEVVSSPEAEQSLAPPCRSELGGILEGPFFTYIQEFRFRPPPLYSEIDPNPPSNNIRPRCMTC from the exons ATGCTCGCTGCCTTGTTTTGCagggcccggcggggccgccccgtcccgtcccgccccACCGGGGCCGCCCCCGGGCGCGCCGGGCACTTAaagcgcggcgggcgggcgggcggccgggcggcggcggggaggtCGGGCTACGGCACGGATCGAGCTTTAGCCATGCTTTTCGATCGCCTCAAACGCTTCTTGATCGTGCTGGAGGGGACGGAGCAGGACGCTCCGACCGCCTTCAGCCCCGGGCAGGCGGTGTCGGGCCGCGTGGTGCTGgagctggcggcggcggcgcggatCGGAGCCCTGAGGCTGCGGGCGATGGGCGCTGCCCGCGTTCACTGGACCGAGTCCCGCAGCGCCGGCTCCAGCACCGCCTACACGCAGAGCTACAGCGACCAGGTGGAGTTTCTCA ATAATCGTcttaaatctgttttgcccacaGACAACGGTGAAGTCACTGtcctgcaggcaggaaggcacGAGTTCCCCTTCACCTTCCAGCTCCCCGA GACCCTGGCTACCTCCTTTGAGGGAAAGCATGGCAGCGTGCGCTACTGGGTGAAAGCCAAACTGCACCGACCCTGGTCGACAGTGAAGAAAGTGAAGAAGGAGTTCACTGTGATTGAACCCATCGACATCAACACGCCTGCCCTGCTG gCTCCCCAGGCAGGTGCTAAGGAGAAACTTGCTCGTGCCTGGTACTGCAATCGTGGCCAGGTTTCTGTGACTGCCAAGATTGACCGAAAAGGCTACACCCCAG GTGACGTCATCCCGATCTTTGCTGAGATCGACAACTGCACAAGCCGAGCGGTGGTGCCCAAGGCGGCCATCATCCAGACTCAGACCTTCATCGCTCGGGGCaccaagaagcagaagaaatcgGTGGTGACCAGCATCGTTGGTGACTCCATCGCAGCGGGGAAGCGGGAAGTGTGGCATGGGCGGGCGCTGAAGATCCCGCCGGTGGGGCCGTCCATCCTCCAGTGCCGCATCATCCAGGTGGAATACTCCCTGAAG GTTTGTGTGGATATTCCTGGGACGTCCAAGCTGCTCCTTGAACTGCCGCTTGTCATCGGAACGATCCCGCTGCATCCGTTCGGGAGCCGCACGTCCAGCGTCAGCAGCCAGTACAGCGTCAACCTGGACTGGCTGAGCACCATCCCGGAGCAGCCGGAGG cTCCCCCTGAATACTCGGAGGTCGTGTCCAGCCCGGAGGCTgagcagagcctggctccgCCGTGCCGCAGTGAACTCGGCGGCATCCTGGAAGGTCCCTTCTTCACCTACATCCAGGAGTTTCGCTTCCGACCGCCTCCGCTGTATTCGGAG ATTGATCCAAACCCCCCTTCAAACAACATCCGTCCGCGCTGCATGACCTGTTGA